The Cicer arietinum cultivar CDC Frontier isolate Library 1 chromosome 1, Cicar.CDCFrontier_v2.0, whole genome shotgun sequence genome contains the following window.
ACCCCATCAAAAGGGTGTTgccaaagtttcaattttttctctCCAAAGGTGCTTCTAACTCCGACATTGTTAACCTTGTCAGTATGAACCCTATGGTGCTCTGTTCAAGTCTGGAGAATCAAATAGTCCCAACCTATGAATTGGTTTATAGGTttttgaaatctcacaaggACACTATTGCTTGTGTAAATCATAATTCAACTTTCTTTGGAGACAGGCGTGTGGCATCTAACATCAGATTATTGACTGAGAATGGAGTGGCAGACTCTAACATTGCAAGAATGCTTAAGACCCATTGTCGGACATTGCAGACACGTGACATGCTGAAGTTGGTGGAGGAATTAAAGGATTTGGGTTTCAATCCTTCAAAAGCAACTTTTGGTGTAGCATTGAATGCCAAAACAACTGTACCCGAAGCCCGGTGGAAAGAGAAAGTTGATACCCTTAAGAAGTGGGGTTGGTCTGATGAAGATGTTCTGGTAGCATTTAGAACGCAGCCTTACTGTATGTTAGTATccattgataaaattaatttagtgatGAATTTTTGGATCAATCAGTTGGGTTGGGATGCTATGGCCCTTGTCAAAGGATCCTCAGTTTTTTTGTTAAGTTTGGAAAAAAGGATCATTCCAAGGGCCCAAGTAGTGCAATATCTGCTGAAGAAAGGTTTGCGAAAAAAGACTGCAAGCATGATTTATCCATTTGTAATGTCCGATAAGTTGTTTCTTGATATGTTTATAAAACGTTTTGAGGAGTCCTCTTATCTATTAAAGCTGTATGAGGAAAAATTAAATCTTGCATACACCACGGACAAAACTTGCTTGTCATGATATCATGATTAGATTTTCAGGTATTTCAGGTATTCTTGATCCAtatttgatttgaaaattgtttggTACAGAATGTGATTGGGGCTAGTGTAGCTTTTCTTAGTGTTACAAATGTTGgttttgttttgattatatttattaaaaatcctTTGTTTACcagttttaatgacaacaagtAATTTGCCAGTActataattaaaagttaaattttcttGCATTTATGGGCATGAATATATCTTTTTGGAGTAATATTTCTCCTTCCATTGTTTGTCTAGTCCAAAAATCTATTGCATAAATTTAGATATACCAGAGTTTGTTGTTGGATTTAAAATGGGTGAAAGTTGTAGTTGTAATCATGGACAAATACAACCATAATTATGGTAGCTGTGCAATTGTGAAGACCTACATCAATAGTGATCCTGCACTTATTTTCGATTTGTGGGCCACAATCATTTAAAATACTTACCAGTTAGCATTTCGCTGTAGATTGGTAAGTAATTCTTCTGATTTCTAAATACTTTTCCTTTGGTTCTCTAAAACATCAGTTATTCATAAACCATATGTTACGGTCCCTCACCTTCGACAGAGTAGAAATTCCTAGCGGTTCACTAAAACATGAATATATCCATAAGATGATTGTAAAAATGTTTCTACTTAGAAAATGTTTGCAGCCACTAACAATTTGTCTGTAAAATAAAGAAGCTAGTTTACAACTGCATGGGCTATGTTTGTTTTCTCTTCTGTGGAATATGAAAGTTCAAATTTTGTTGGATGTGTGTTTTGATTGATAAAGCATAGATTTGTTGTAAAAagtatgtttgttttatttttttattgtgttttactatttatgttttatggttctttttgttattttactGTTTTTACTGTATTGTTTCTGTTTTTTTTGTTGGTATATTTTGCaactacttttatttatattttacaactACTATTTTTGATCTTTTGCCGTTTTTCGTGCTATTTTCAATTGAAGATTTGAGACTTATAAAAATTTGAGTNNNNNNNNNNNNNNNNNNNNNNNNNNNNNNNNNNNNNNNNNNNNNNNNNNNNNNNNNNNNNNNNNNNNNNNNNNNNNNNNNNNNNNNNNNNNNNNNNNNNNNNNNNNNNNNNNNNNNNNNNNNNNNNNNNNNNNNNNNNNNNNNNNNNNNNNNNNNNNNNNNNNNNNNNNNNNNNNNNNNNNNNNNNNNNNNNNNNNNNNNNNNNNNNNNNNNNNNNNNNNNNNNNNNNNNNNNNNNNNNNNNNNNNNNNNNNNNNNNNNNNNNNNNNNNNNNNNNNNNNNNNNNNNNNNNNNNNNNNNNNNNNNNNNNNNNNNNNNNNNNNNNNNNNNNNNNNNNNNNNNNNNNNNNNNNNNNNNNNNNNNNNNNNNNNNNNNNNNNNNNNNNNNNNNNNNNNNNNNNNNNNNNNNNNNNNNNNNNNNNNNNNNNNNNNNNNNNNNNNNNNNNNNNNNNNNNNNNNNNNNNNNNNNNNNNNNNNNNNNNNNNNNNNNNNNNNNNNNNNNTGATTGTTCTTCTCTCAGAAACTTGAttgattatgattttatttgcTTGAATGAAATTGGTTCTTGAATGATTGTGTTAGTGGCTTCATTAACTGAAATAtaagaagagaagaaaaaaaaattggacgCTGTATGAAGGTATTTAATGTTATATCTAGCTTAGTTTAATTCTGggtttttagtttaattttgggTTCAATGATTGTATAATTCATTTACCTTAATTAATCTTCGAAGTCTTTCTAGTATTGAGATTGTGGATTATAGCGAACGTTTTTTTGTGATTCGAAATTGGTCAATCAAAAAACGATTTGAGTTGGCATTTTGCTACATGTATAATATTAGTTCagttttatttatcttaatgGGTTTGGCACCCGACAATAAACACTGCTAAGAATGAACCATGAacaaataaacttttatttCTGCTAGCTATACCTTCCATCATCTTAGCTACACTCTTTGAAACACTTTAATtaccaaaaaattcaaaagagcTCTAGTGTCATGTTTAATTTTCGAAATCATCTTCTCTTCTCTACTTTTCAAAAACCTTTTTGGCTATTTGTTTTAGTAATTAAGCATCATATCATatgtgaaatatatattttaatacttaTGAAAATTTGATACCTTTAAGAAATGGGGTTGGTCTGATCAAGATGTTCTGGAAGCATTTAGAAGGCAGCCTCATTGTATTAACATccattgataaaattaatttagtgatGAATTTTTGGGTCAATGAGTTGGGTTGGGATGCTATGGCCCTTGTCAAAGGATCCGCAATTCTTTTGTTAAGTTTGGAAAAAAGGATCATTCCAAGGGCCCAAGTAGTGCAATATCTGCTGAAGAAAGGTTTGCGAAAAACGAATGCAAGCTTAATTTGTCCCTTTATAGTGTCTGAGAAGATGTTTCTTGAGATGTTTATAAAACGTTTTGAGGAGTCTTCTTATCTATTAAAGCTGTATGGGAAAAACTCAATCTTGCTTAGACCAGGGACAAAACTTGCTTGTCATGATTAGATTTTCAGCTATTTTAACCTTAATATGTTATTCTTGTTCCATATTTGATTTGAATACATGTTTACTCCAGATTGTGATGGGAGCTGGTTTAGTTGTTTTCTTTGCTTACATGGAATGTAGGATAAATTTGGTTTGTGGTCattgatattttttcaaaattgtgATGTTTATCAATCTTGATAATACCTTATAATTTATTCAGTAATACATGTAAAAGTTGAAATTTTCTTGTATTTGTTGTCGTGAAATTTGTTTGTGATAGTGTGAAATGATTTCTCTTATACCTGAATAAGTTGCTTGattcaaaattgttttaaattacAGTTGCAATTGTGAAGACCTCTTAAACCTCAAAATTGAAGCTACAACTGCACACCCGACCTTTTGTCTTTCCAATTGTTTTTTCATGATGATTAAGAGCTTATAATGTTTTTTTCATGAGATTTTACAAATTTTCATCTTATACGTTAACTCAGTTTACGTATATAtacgtgaattcaattcacgtatgggatacgtgaactgagttcacgtacacataCGTTATCTCAGTTCACGTAGGTAACATGAATTTTAAAACTCTATTGATGTACACAAACTTAATTGACGTACGATTACGTAAACTTAATTCACGTAGAATCAGAATTTTCATAATTTCACCAAGTACGTAAATTCGTTTCACGTAGACGTACGAAACCCAGATTTGGAAAAACAATCAGCtataaaacacaacaaaatacatACCTAGTTGATTTGAGTcacgataatgatgaagatgatgacaGGGATGAAGATGTTCAAAATGATTAAAGATTATTGAACATGAAATGTATCAAAATGATTGAAGAAGATTGAAGTTGTTAGGTAATGAAGacgaagatgaagatgaagatgaagatgaagatgaagatgaagatgatgaagatagaaAATGAGTGGTTAAGTGAATATAGAAGGAAGGGTAGTTTGGGTattttggatttaaaaaaaaattaggggtgtgggaagcaaaatgaggggtgtgggaagaaaaattgaaaataaatgagTAGACATCACAACTCTAGTGGTTTAATTGTACCGTGTTTGATTTTGGAAATAGATATGGGACTTAACAAATTGGACAAaagctaaaaaaaattgtccctTCACTAGccaatgaaaaaaaaacctaataaattaacactaataatttggtttttttttttaggccAGTTTAGATTGGTGATATGAGATGGAATAGAGTGGAatgcaataaaataaatttatgttccATTGtttagattataaaaaaatagagtgaaaatgatttttcacTAAATCATTTCTCTCCTTCTTAGTAGTAACCCTACACCCCATCTccacttctattttttttttttcctattcTTTTTTCTCCTTGTTTCTTCTCACCCTACAACACAAATGGCACtcataaaatgaatttaatatcattaaaagTATAATTTCTCATACTCCTACAAATGCTCTTGGTTATGATTTTGGGATTAGGGTTAGTGagttaagaaagaaaaagagtACTCATTCTTTAAAATGGTGTTTATTGAGACTCTTTGAGGTAAATACACAACTTCAATGCTAAGAATGAACCTctagaaaaatgtatttttgtttaaaatcttattttgttgCTTAGAGTAGATTTTAAGGACTTTTTATTGGTTTCTTAGCAAAActttagaaaaaaatttctaaagtcttgagaatatatttttatattcagATCTATTAGTTGAGGTCTTGTTTCTGTAAAAGTTATTGGAGAACAATCTTAGTCGATTCTTCATAGTTGTGAGTAGATGACGATCATtgtcacatatttttattatgttataattattattttactcgtTTTTTTATGTTagagtatttatttaaaaaattgagaaacacgacatttgaaaaatttctcggtttcatcatttatttattttcatggtCTTTGTTATacaatatatttatagtttgatttatttatgactTATTAAGTATTTAAATGTTGAATTGATGTACAGTTGGATACGTTTCTCATGAGTTACGATGAAATGAGAAGTGATTTTTCAATATGTGTTGTTTTGGagttataattatgaaatcgtTAACGGTTGTAAGTGCACCTAGTTATATCGTTTTGATTGGGGAGAGTTA
Protein-coding sequences here:
- the LOC101498737 gene encoding uncharacterized protein, with the protein product MFNFNSWRHKSLLYFKIVTFSPISQNPLPLSLYFCTNTSHSTSFAVSYLIHNFGFSPLFANKLCSTYSVKFKTNQNPDLVLTFFRNHGFSDSQLRDTIAKAPWLLTCDPIKRVLPKFQFFLSKGASNSDIVNLVSMNPMVLCSSLENQIVPTYELVYRFLKSHKDTIACVNHNSTFFGDRRVASNIRLLTENGVADSNIARMLKTHCRTLQTRDMLKLVEELKDLGFNPSKATFGVALNAKTTVPEARWKEKVDTLKKWGWSDEDVLVAFRTQPYCMLVSIDKINLVMNFWINQLGWDAMALVKGSSVFLLSLEKRIIPRAQVVQYLLKKGLRKKTASMIYPFVMSDKLFLDMFIKRFEESSYLLKLYEEKLNLAYTTDKTCLSNGVGLIKMFWKHLEGSLIVLTSIDKINLVMNFWVNELGWDAMALVKGSAILLLSLEKRIIPRAQVVQYLLKKGLRKTNASLICPFIVSEKMFLEMFIKRFEESSYLLKLYGKNSILLRPGTKLACHD